The Allocatelliglobosispora scoriae genome contains a region encoding:
- a CDS encoding transposase: MALVRVYCGLASADGGHTGQLGDGGWLTAAVVDDSGRLLDVCAIGDDAAGYATLGSLLAERSNGLSGVSVAADSDDHLVTMLLTAAGRPLAVADDDAANDFAERFADDESLDEIESEPAERRAVGLARALQAGALSATTGPAPRDLAGLKPVLTAHAALAHGRHATAVALREVLRELYPAALRAYPDPAEPIALAVLDALPEPGMLVAPSSARGARDTAGTADAVAAHLAAAGIVDHSGAVEAVTALRVAIAETPRRGGGASKHLTAAVAEAVRQAVAAVRACDAAAAALVSTLSERIAPPAAEPIKPSRQRTAAAPAPAQVVTPLRPVREPSPIPVSRRTRTPITPLVAPVPVAAAPVAPVPVNTPPLVHAQAAQVQSHPAAAPLPPGFEPTPAVGVPVLRAPIAPPQQPQVSVPVQRIPAERPAPTVAPADAGVPFVPSVTQAAMIHARAERRQEEPRPVNPLDEQGRGPGATEIVLPLSRPAPEPGDRANWPLVAEPDELAAVVREASTRVTPPWLADDLVLPEGPSLRLVDTPELRIDIREDDPLGDARTRPRARRTAVERIGAELAPPPVEDEGDGDLLIFATVRSAWFTGPVEPEKFDDGDEPTWNSLADSGWRAAEQASHPSIGDETGVGLPRRVPQANLVPGSPINADQDRPLRIVRDAERIAQHTSGYFRGWRRGQEVNGYAVGGRPGRESAGGWEFSRDTDDREEYRDDYRSAGNYGR; the protein is encoded by the coding sequence GTGGCGCTCGTGCGGGTGTATTGCGGACTGGCTTCGGCGGATGGCGGCCACACCGGCCAGCTCGGTGACGGCGGATGGCTGACGGCGGCGGTCGTGGACGACTCGGGCAGGCTGCTCGACGTCTGCGCGATCGGTGACGACGCCGCTGGTTACGCGACGCTCGGCTCCCTGCTGGCCGAGCGGTCCAACGGGCTCTCCGGAGTCTCGGTCGCGGCCGACAGCGACGATCACCTCGTCACGATGCTGCTGACGGCAGCCGGTCGCCCCCTCGCGGTCGCAGACGACGATGCCGCCAACGACTTCGCCGAGCGCTTCGCCGACGACGAGTCCCTCGACGAGATCGAGTCCGAGCCGGCCGAGCGCCGTGCGGTCGGGCTCGCCCGCGCCCTGCAAGCCGGTGCCCTCTCCGCCACGACCGGTCCCGCACCGAGGGACCTGGCCGGTCTCAAGCCGGTGCTCACCGCGCACGCCGCCCTGGCGCACGGCCGACACGCCACCGCGGTCGCGCTGCGCGAGGTGCTCCGCGAGCTCTACCCGGCCGCGCTGCGCGCCTATCCCGACCCGGCCGAGCCGATCGCGCTCGCCGTCCTCGACGCGCTGCCCGAGCCGGGCATGCTCGTCGCACCCAGCTCCGCCCGTGGCGCGAGGGACACCGCGGGCACCGCCGACGCGGTCGCCGCCCACCTCGCCGCCGCCGGGATCGTCGACCACTCCGGCGCCGTCGAGGCCGTCACCGCGCTGCGCGTGGCGATCGCCGAGACTCCGCGCCGTGGCGGCGGCGCCAGCAAGCACCTCACCGCCGCCGTCGCCGAGGCGGTCCGGCAGGCGGTCGCCGCCGTGCGCGCTTGCGACGCAGCAGCCGCCGCGCTCGTCAGCACCCTCTCCGAGCGCATCGCGCCGCCGGCCGCCGAGCCGATCAAGCCCTCCCGCCAGCGCACCGCGGCGGCACCCGCTCCGGCGCAGGTGGTCACGCCGTTGCGTCCGGTGCGCGAGCCCTCACCGATCCCGGTCAGCCGTCGCACCCGGACACCGATCACGCCGCTCGTGGCTCCGGTCCCGGTCGCAGCCGCGCCGGTCGCACCGGTCCCGGTCAACACTCCGCCGCTCGTGCACGCCCAGGCCGCTCAGGTGCAGTCGCACCCGGCAGCCGCGCCGCTGCCGCCGGGGTTCGAGCCGACTCCCGCCGTGGGCGTCCCGGTGCTGCGCGCACCGATCGCACCACCGCAGCAGCCGCAGGTCAGCGTGCCGGTGCAGCGGATTCCCGCCGAGCGGCCCGCTCCGACGGTCGCACCCGCCGACGCCGGTGTCCCCTTCGTTCCGTCGGTCACCCAGGCCGCCATGATCCACGCTCGCGCGGAGCGCCGCCAGGAGGAGCCCCGGCCCGTCAACCCGCTCGATGAGCAGGGTCGCGGACCGGGCGCCACCGAGATCGTCCTCCCGCTGTCGCGTCCGGCGCCCGAGCCGGGCGACCGCGCCAACTGGCCGCTCGTCGCCGAGCCCGACGAGCTCGCCGCCGTGGTGCGCGAGGCCTCCACCCGGGTCACCCCGCCGTGGCTCGCCGACGATCTGGTGCTGCCCGAGGGTCCGTCGCTGCGGCTGGTGGACACCCCCGAGCTGCGGATCGACATCCGCGAGGACGACCCGCTGGGTGACGCACGCACTCGCCCCCGGGCCCGGCGCACCGCCGTCGAGCGGATCGGTGCGGAGCTCGCTCCCCCGCCCGTCGAGGACGAGGGCGACGGTGACCTGCTCATCTTCGCGACCGTCCGATCCGCATGGTTCACCGGACCGGTCGAGCCGGAGAAGTTTGACGACGGCGATGAGCCGACCTGGAACTCGCTCGCCGACTCGGGCTGGCGCGCCGCCGAGCAGGCCTCGCACCCGTCCATCGGCGACGAGACCGGCGTCGGCCTGCCGCGCCGCGTCCCGCAGGCCAACCTCGTGCCGGGTTCGCCCATCAACGCCGACCAGGACCGGCCGCTGCGGATCGTCCGCGACGCCGAGCGGATCGCTCAGCACACCTCGGGCTATTTCCGCGGCTGGCGCCGTGGCCAGGAGGTCAACGGCTACGCGGTCGGCGGCCGACCGGGCCGCGAGTCGGCCGGCGGCTGGGAGTTCAGCCGTGACACCGACGACCGCGAGGAATACCGCGACGACTACCGCTCCGCCGGTAATTACGGTCGGTAA
- a CDS encoding ABC transporter substrate-binding protein, with the protein MGDRPWHGRISRRGALAAGLGITMGGLLTACDGGSNEDVVGPTSDGELVLGVSLELTGQGSALGKLQQRALKITMDDINVTGIRIGDKHRRVRLIVEDNRGDAAVAATIAGKLIDERVSAIIGGITAETSLAMIKVAEARNVPMLSLSGADEIALPLMTRKFTYKLAPNASDIARVIALEIQRQGLKKISILVSTDASGTAATRALSVALRAIRSDARKDNVLDTVTLPRSGKDLGGAVARAIDEGPDAVIVWATAPTSGEVARELREAGFTGKIFFDPGVIADDMFSSSYAAALEGAFVCSPMVLGGAPLIANTPSSRATRTFVNRYNQEFGSFSGFAPYASDAVWLVASAARRAKSTDPRRLRGSLEAIPYEGVAGAYAFSPIDHGGLAPDVLTIFTVHQREWIRLS; encoded by the coding sequence ATGGGGGATCGTCCGTGGCACGGCCGGATTTCGCGGCGCGGTGCGCTCGCGGCCGGGCTGGGCATCACGATGGGTGGTCTGCTTACTGCGTGTGACGGCGGGAGCAACGAAGACGTCGTCGGCCCCACCAGCGACGGCGAGCTGGTCCTCGGCGTGAGCCTGGAGCTGACCGGACAGGGCTCGGCCCTCGGCAAGCTGCAACAGCGCGCACTCAAGATCACCATGGACGACATCAACGTCACGGGCATCCGGATCGGCGACAAGCACCGGCGGGTGCGACTCATCGTCGAGGACAACAGGGGTGACGCCGCCGTGGCGGCCACGATCGCGGGCAAACTCATCGACGAGCGCGTCTCCGCCATCATCGGCGGCATCACCGCCGAGACCTCCCTTGCGATGATCAAGGTGGCCGAGGCCCGCAACGTACCCATGCTCTCCCTCTCCGGCGCCGATGAGATCGCGCTGCCGCTGATGACGCGGAAATTCACCTACAAGCTCGCGCCCAACGCCTCCGACATCGCTCGGGTCATCGCCCTGGAGATCCAGCGTCAGGGGCTCAAGAAGATCAGCATTCTCGTCTCGACGGACGCGAGCGGCACCGCCGCCACCCGTGCCCTCAGCGTGGCGCTCCGCGCGATCCGCAGCGACGCCAGGAAGGACAACGTCCTCGACACCGTCACGCTGCCCCGCTCCGGCAAGGACCTCGGCGGCGCCGTGGCCCGCGCGATCGACGAGGGTCCTGACGCCGTCATCGTCTGGGCGACAGCCCCCACGAGCGGCGAGGTCGCCAGGGAGCTCCGCGAGGCGGGCTTCACCGGCAAGATCTTCTTCGACCCGGGCGTCATCGCGGACGACATGTTCAGCTCGTCTTATGCCGCCGCGCTCGAGGGCGCCTTCGTCTGCTCCCCCATGGTGCTGGGCGGTGCACCCCTGATCGCCAACACGCCGTCGAGCCGCGCCACGCGTACCTTCGTCAACCGCTACAACCAGGAGTTCGGCTCGTTCAGCGGTTTCGCCCCCTACGCCAGCGACGCCGTCTGGCTCGTCGCATCGGCCGCACGGCGCGCGAAGAGCACCGACCCTCGTCGGCTACGGGGTTCGCTCGAAGCGATCCCCTACGAGGGCGTGGCGGGCGCCTACGCGTTCAGCCCGATCGACCACGGCGGTCTCGCACCGGATGTGCTCACCATCTTCACGGTCCACCAGCGGGAGTGGATCCGCCTCTCCTGA
- a CDS encoding GTP-binding protein, translated as MAARPNSGRVTSAKIVIAGGFGVGKTTLVGSVSEITPLTTEAIMTSAGVGVDDNRQVPGKTTTVAMDFGRISIDRDLILYLFGTPGQTRFWFMWDELVRGAIGAVVLVDTRRLADCFAAIDFFEHRKLPYLVAINCFDGMQYHQAQDVRDALAISSDVPVVSCDARNRESTKQVLISLVEYVLTMRRQRTGIPA; from the coding sequence ATGGCGGCCCGCCCGAATTCGGGGCGGGTGACCTCGGCGAAGATCGTCATCGCTGGGGGCTTCGGCGTCGGCAAGACGACGCTGGTCGGCTCGGTATCTGAGATCACGCCGTTGACGACCGAGGCGATCATGACCTCGGCCGGCGTCGGCGTGGACGACAATCGGCAGGTGCCGGGCAAGACGACGACGGTCGCGATGGACTTCGGTCGCATCTCGATCGACCGTGACCTCATCCTGTATCTGTTCGGCACCCCTGGCCAGACTCGGTTCTGGTTCATGTGGGACGAGCTGGTCCGGGGTGCGATCGGCGCGGTTGTGCTCGTGGACACGAGGCGGTTGGCGGACTGCTTCGCCGCGATCGACTTCTTCGAGCACCGCAAGCTGCCCTACCTCGTCGCGATCAACTGCTTCGACGGTATGCAGTACCACCAGGCTCAGGACGTGCGGGACGCGCTGGCGATCTCGAGCGATGTGCCGGTGGTGAGCTGCGACGCGCGTAACCGCGAGTCGACCAAGCAGGTGCTGATCTCGCTCGTGGAGTACGTGCTGACGATGCGTCGTCAGCGTACGGGCATCCCCGCCTGA
- a CDS encoding DUF742 domain-containing protein, translating into MAERDEPTGALVRPYAVTRGRTRPRLEIAIEALVETTMRGRSAGTGNRGSHGREHQHIASLCDGRLQSLAEIAARMQLPLGVARVLIADMAADGLVAVYEPTSFETNDAVGTELLERVLSGLRRL; encoded by the coding sequence ATGGCCGAACGAGATGAGCCGACCGGCGCGCTGGTCAGGCCTTACGCCGTTACCCGTGGTCGCACCAGGCCGCGGCTGGAGATAGCAATCGAAGCTCTGGTCGAGACCACCATGCGTGGCCGGTCTGCCGGGACTGGTAATAGAGGTTCGCACGGTCGCGAGCACCAGCACATCGCGTCGCTCTGCGACGGGAGACTGCAGTCGCTGGCCGAGATTGCGGCGAGAATGCAATTGCCGCTCGGCGTGGCCCGCGTGCTGATCGCTGACATGGCCGCAGACGGCCTGGTCGCGGTATATGAACCGACCTCGTTCGAGACCAATGACGCGGTTGGCACTGAGTTGCTGGAGAGGGTGCTGAGTGGACTTCGGAGGCTCTGA
- a CDS encoding roadblock/LC7 domain-containing protein, which produces MTSTQDLGWLLANFADRVPGVAHAIAVSADGLLLASSRDLPRDRADQLAAISSGLVSLTQGAARCFEGGAVLQTVVEMDNGFLFLMSISDGSSFAVLASRSCDVGQVGYEMALLVDRVGDALTPPPRAAAGALS; this is translated from the coding sequence ATGACATCAACGCAGGATCTCGGTTGGCTGCTCGCCAACTTCGCTGATCGCGTACCGGGCGTCGCCCACGCGATCGCCGTGTCCGCGGACGGCCTCCTCCTAGCATCATCGCGCGATCTGCCCCGGGACCGGGCCGACCAGCTCGCCGCGATCTCATCCGGGCTGGTCAGCCTTACTCAGGGCGCGGCACGGTGCTTCGAGGGTGGCGCAGTCCTCCAGACCGTCGTCGAGATGGACAACGGTTTCTTGTTCCTGATGTCCATCTCGGATGGATCATCGTTCGCGGTGCTCGCGTCGCGCAGTTGCGACGTGGGCCAGGTCGGCTATGAGATGGCACTGCTGGTGGACCGGGTGGGCGATGCGCTCACCCCGCCGCCGAGGGCCGCAGCCGGCGCGCTGAGCTAA
- a CDS encoding nitrate- and nitrite sensing domain-containing protein, whose product MSKRPGSANAVLSRLRRPAGRLRDLPIWSKLGLIMIVPTIATIVVGTNGLVGQLDTAEAADRARILAGLSQDAGELTHDLQQERALGMILRGSTDKDKTRWETSLAAFGEINKKVDADKLEYQRGAQALADLPASFSDLLGDIDTGLGRLQNIRDSITAKSTSSGTPSTGDITTDYSTIIGDLIRIRESSAQLANDSQLSERMRAGAAIATAKEFLSKERILVHKAFDQKGMTPLLRYDYIGTIVGGQQALESFSSIATTEEKEYFETKYSGTAVREFLVYQGYLSALNGDSLETLKFDDMAWDQATSGASDLMRQVEEKVDADIEVEATAVRDQVTQRMLVETGLLLGMLLLAILFAWLVARSMARSLRELRHGALAVAQYGLPQAVARLRDPALSSSLSPAQVANQIAEPLPVRSKDEFGQVTEAFNAVHLEAVRTAAEQAALRSSVATMFVNLARRSQILVDRLIGHLDRLERGEEDPDRLGELFQLDHLATRMRRNDENLLVLAGADSTRVQRDPASLVDVLRAAQSEVEHYTRIEFGIVDRDIEVSAHAVNDLVHLVAELFDNATAFSPPDSIVMVEARRVGDRAVLYVEDHGIGISPDLISDINERLATPPLVDVAVSRMMGLVVVARLGARHGVKVELRPAADRGTIADVTLPTAVLVPRALAGRGQPVNRDIPAPPRQQQVPPRSPFAAPLALESGPVARSEYPVNGNNGSPIGGGLGSSFGGGANGRNSTNGSGNGAAPAAPGRFFDAPAAPADPVLPTSLQGGGSRSMPAWSDLTGANGKTPTPTPDAGNGTDVDPLPQRRSADAWPTVDGEIMGDEAEANIPRQTSSSPETRTPYVPAGSMPPEFPVSGVPISGVPVSVAPVSVAPVSAAPVSVVPVSATPAPPVWPPVQQEVLESTTAGSEQLAATMSRTSEIPRIVDDAPQESYPAAARPSSIPYVPPAPAMPDRRTPYADETMELPIFRELESAWFRTRKPAAGESITPEEAEVDITETAQFPAVDVSARVGEDQQRPMSTTTGGAGMASSTQTTTVPAGYQVPAPYMPAWQTDADDGWAAATAAASAAEVPLDTTETGLPKRVPMAQLVPGGVEKGAAAVQRRTPEGVRGLLSAYHRGVQRGRTQQDESFPGSANPAGQQAGKEHEA is encoded by the coding sequence GTGAGCAAGCGGCCAGGATCGGCGAATGCTGTCCTTTCGCGTCTCCGTCGGCCGGCGGGTCGACTTCGAGATCTCCCTATCTGGTCCAAGCTGGGCTTGATCATGATCGTTCCGACGATCGCAACAATCGTCGTCGGGACCAACGGTCTGGTCGGTCAATTGGATACGGCGGAGGCGGCCGATCGTGCCCGCATCCTTGCCGGGCTGTCGCAGGACGCCGGCGAACTCACGCACGACCTGCAGCAGGAGCGTGCCCTCGGCATGATCCTGCGCGGCTCGACGGACAAGGACAAGACCAGGTGGGAGACCTCCCTGGCCGCCTTCGGCGAGATCAACAAGAAGGTCGACGCCGACAAGCTCGAATACCAGCGCGGCGCGCAGGCACTCGCCGACCTTCCCGCGAGCTTCAGCGACCTGCTCGGTGACATCGACACCGGCCTCGGCCGGCTGCAGAACATCCGCGACTCGATCACCGCCAAGAGCACCAGCAGCGGGACGCCGAGCACCGGCGACATCACCACCGACTACTCGACGATCATCGGCGACCTGATCCGCATCCGTGAGTCCTCCGCCCAGCTCGCCAACGACAGCCAGCTGTCCGAGCGGATGCGTGCCGGTGCGGCGATCGCCACGGCGAAGGAGTTCCTGTCCAAGGAGCGCATCCTCGTCCACAAGGCGTTCGACCAGAAGGGGATGACCCCGCTCCTGCGCTACGACTACATCGGCACCATCGTCGGTGGGCAGCAGGCACTGGAGTCGTTCTCGTCGATCGCGACGACCGAGGAGAAGGAGTATTTCGAGACGAAATACTCCGGCACCGCGGTCCGTGAGTTCCTCGTCTACCAGGGCTACCTCAGCGCGCTGAACGGCGACTCGCTCGAGACCCTGAAGTTCGACGACATGGCGTGGGACCAGGCCACCAGTGGTGCCTCGGACCTCATGCGCCAGGTCGAGGAGAAGGTCGACGCGGACATCGAGGTCGAGGCGACCGCGGTCCGTGACCAGGTCACCCAGCGAATGCTGGTCGAGACCGGCCTGCTCCTGGGCATGCTGCTCCTGGCGATCCTCTTCGCCTGGCTCGTCGCCCGCTCGATGGCCCGGTCGCTGCGCGAGCTGCGCCACGGCGCCCTCGCCGTCGCCCAGTACGGTCTGCCGCAGGCCGTCGCCCGACTGCGGGATCCGGCGCTGAGCAGTTCGCTCTCCCCGGCACAGGTCGCCAACCAGATCGCCGAGCCACTGCCGGTCCGCAGCAAGGACGAGTTCGGGCAGGTGACCGAGGCCTTCAACGCGGTCCACCTCGAGGCCGTCCGGACCGCTGCCGAGCAGGCGGCACTGCGCTCCTCCGTCGCGACGATGTTCGTCAACCTGGCCCGCCGTTCGCAGATCCTGGTCGACCGGCTCATCGGTCACCTGGACCGGCTGGAGCGCGGCGAGGAAGACCCCGACCGCCTCGGTGAGCTGTTCCAGCTCGACCACCTCGCCACCCGAATGCGGCGCAACGACGAAAACCTCCTGGTGCTCGCCGGTGCCGACTCGACCCGCGTGCAGCGCGACCCGGCCTCCCTGGTCGACGTGCTCCGCGCCGCGCAGTCCGAGGTCGAGCACTACACCCGCATCGAGTTCGGCATCGTCGACCGGGACATCGAGGTCTCCGCGCACGCGGTCAACGACCTCGTCCACCTCGTCGCCGAGCTCTTCGACAACGCGACCGCCTTCTCCCCGCCCGACTCGATCGTCATGGTCGAGGCGCGCCGGGTCGGCGACCGCGCCGTGCTCTACGTCGAGGACCACGGAATCGGCATCTCGCCGGACCTGATCTCCGACATCAACGAGCGTCTCGCCACGCCGCCGCTGGTCGACGTCGCGGTCTCGCGCATGATGGGCCTGGTCGTGGTCGCGCGCCTCGGCGCCCGCCACGGCGTCAAGGTCGAGCTGCGTCCCGCCGCCGACCGGGGCACCATCGCCGACGTGACGCTGCCGACCGCGGTCCTCGTGCCGCGTGCCCTCGCGGGTCGCGGCCAGCCGGTCAACCGGGACATCCCGGCACCGCCGCGCCAGCAGCAGGTTCCGCCGCGCTCACCGTTCGCCGCGCCGCTCGCACTCGAGAGCGGTCCGGTCGCCCGCAGCGAATACCCGGTCAACGGCAACAACGGCAGCCCGATCGGTGGCGGCCTGGGATCGAGCTTCGGCGGCGGCGCCAACGGGCGCAACAGCACGAACGGCAGCGGTAACGGTGCCGCACCGGCAGCGCCGGGCCGCTTCTTCGACGCGCCGGCGGCTCCGGCCGACCCGGTCCTGCCGACGTCGCTGCAGGGTGGCGGCAGCCGGTCCATGCCGGCCTGGTCGGACCTGACCGGCGCCAACGGCAAGACTCCCACCCCGACCCCGGACGCCGGCAACGGCACGGATGTCGACCCGCTGCCGCAGCGCCGCTCGGCCGACGCGTGGCCGACGGTCGACGGCGAGATCATGGGGGACGAGGCCGAGGCCAACATCCCCCGGCAGACCTCCTCGTCGCCCGAGACGCGCACCCCCTACGTGCCCGCCGGATCCATGCCGCCGGAGTTCCCGGTCAGCGGTGTGCCGATCAGCGGAGTTCCGGTCAGCGTGGCCCCGGTGAGCGTCGCTCCGGTGAGCGCGGCACCTGTCAGCGTCGTGCCGGTGAGCGCCACCCCCGCGCCGCCCGTGTGGCCGCCGGTGCAGCAGGAGGTCCTGGAGAGCACCACCGCCGGGTCCGAGCAGCTCGCCGCAACGATGAGCCGCACCTCCGAGATCCCCCGGATCGTGGACGACGCGCCGCAGGAGAGCTACCCCGCGGCCGCTCGACCGAGCTCCATCCCTTACGTCCCGCCAGCACCCGCCATGCCCGATCGACGCACGCCGTACGCCGACGAGACGATGGAACTGCCGATCTTCAGGGAACTGGAGTCGGCGTGGTTCCGGACTCGTAAGCCGGCCGCAGGCGAGTCGATCACCCCGGAAGAAGCCGAAGTCGACATCACGGAGACCGCGCAGTTCCCGGCGGTTGATGTCTCGGCCCGCGTCGGGGAAGATCAGCAGCGACCCATGAGCACGACGACGGGTGGCGCAGGCATGGCGAGCAGCACGCAGACGACGACCGTTCCGGCGGGATACCAGGTCCCGGCCCCCTACATGCCGGCCTGGCAGACAGATGCCGACGACGGTTGGGCCGCGGCGACAGCGGCTGCAAGTGCCGCCGAGGTTCCCCTCGACACGACGGAGACCGGGTTGCCGAAGCGTGTGCCGATGGCACAGCTCGTCCCGGGCGGAGTGGAAAAGGGTGCGGCGGCCGTGCAGCGTCGGACGCCCGAGGGTGTGCGGGGACTCCTCTCCGCCTACCACCGCGGCGTGCAGCGCGGACGCACCCAGCAGGACGAATCATTCCCCGGATCGGCCAACCCGGCCGGGCAGCAGGCTGGCAAGGAGCATGAGGCATGA
- a CDS encoding adenosine deaminase produces the protein MVAPSLAEIINAPKALLHDHLDGGLRPATIVELAAEIGHQLPATDPERLGEWFAAAADSGSLVRYLETFAHTVAVMQTEAGLRRVAAECAEDLAADGVVYAEVRYAPEQHLERGLTLPQVVEAVLAGFAEGSARAAAAGRPIRVVCLLTAMRHAARSMEIAELAVRYRDAGVVGFDIAGAEAGYPPTRHIDAFSYLQRENAHFTIHAGEAFGLPSIWQALQWCGADRLGHGVRIIDDITVGADGKAVLGRLAAYVRDKRIPLELCPSSNVQTGAVASIAAHPIGLLHDLRFRVTINTDNRLMSRTSMSREMSLLVDAFGYGWADLQWFTVNAMKSSFLPFDERLKIINEIIKPAYAKLLSQYTA, from the coding sequence ATGGTCGCACCCAGTCTCGCCGAGATCATCAACGCCCCGAAGGCACTCCTGCACGACCACCTCGATGGCGGGCTCCGCCCGGCCACCATCGTCGAGCTGGCCGCCGAGATCGGGCATCAGCTGCCCGCTACCGACCCGGAACGCCTCGGTGAGTGGTTTGCCGCGGCTGCGGACTCCGGCTCGCTGGTGCGCTATCTGGAGACCTTCGCGCACACGGTCGCGGTGATGCAGACGGAGGCCGGGCTGCGGCGGGTCGCCGCCGAGTGCGCCGAGGACCTCGCGGCCGACGGCGTCGTCTACGCCGAGGTGCGCTACGCACCGGAGCAGCACCTCGAGCGCGGCCTGACCCTGCCCCAGGTGGTGGAGGCGGTGCTCGCGGGCTTCGCGGAGGGCTCGGCACGGGCGGCTGCCGCCGGACGGCCGATCCGGGTGGTCTGCCTGCTGACGGCGATGCGCCACGCCGCGCGCTCGATGGAGATAGCGGAGCTCGCCGTGCGCTATCGCGACGCGGGCGTGGTCGGCTTCGACATCGCCGGTGCGGAGGCCGGTTACCCGCCCACCCGGCACATCGACGCATTTTCCTATCTGCAACGTGAGAATGCCCACTTTACGATCCACGCGGGTGAGGCGTTCGGTCTTCCGTCGATCTGGCAGGCGCTGCAGTGGTGCGGTGCCGACCGGCTCGGCCACGGCGTACGCATCATCGACGACATCACCGTCGGGGCCGACGGAAAGGCTGTGCTGGGTCGGCTCGCCGCCTATGTTCGCGATAAGCGCATTCCATTGGAGCTCTGTCCGTCATCCAACGTGCAGACCGGCGCGGTGGCATCGATTGCGGCACACCCGATCGGACTCTTGCACGACCTGCGGTTCCGGGTGACCATCAACACCGATAACCGTTTGATGAGCCGGACATCGATGTCTCGTGAGATGTCCTTGCTGGTCGACGCGTTCGGCTATGGCTGGGCGGATCTGCAGTGGTTCACCGTCAACGCGATGAAGAGTTCTTTCCTGCCGTTCGACGAGCGACTGAAGATCATCAACGAAATCATCAAACCGGCCTACGCGAAGCTGCTTTCCCAGTACACAGCGTGA
- a CDS encoding putative RNA methyltransferase, with the protein MNDLTLAALRCPVCASPLTAAVGALRCAAHGHSFDIARQGYAHLGAGKRLPDGDSAAMVAARIAFLDSGHYAPLATTLAEATPRRSELIVDTGGGTGYYLAAALDRAIGAFGLVLDVSKPALRRAARCHPRASAALADTWGPLPLADGAVDVLLNVFAPRNGPEFARVLAPGGRLIVVTPEAEHLAELRRELGLIEVDPGKEERLAASLRDFELDSERTVTWPLHLTRAEVESLVAMGPTARHLTPETLHGRVTTLPEQTEVTATVRLSTYRPH; encoded by the coding sequence ATGAACGACCTGACCCTCGCCGCGCTTCGCTGCCCGGTCTGCGCATCACCGCTGACCGCCGCGGTGGGCGCGCTGCGCTGCGCGGCGCACGGTCACAGCTTCGACATCGCCCGCCAGGGGTACGCCCACCTCGGCGCCGGCAAGCGCCTCCCCGACGGCGACAGTGCCGCGATGGTGGCGGCCCGGATCGCATTCCTCGACTCCGGCCACTACGCCCCGCTCGCGACAACCCTGGCCGAGGCGACCCCGCGTAGGTCGGAGCTGATCGTCGACACCGGCGGCGGCACCGGCTACTACCTCGCCGCCGCGCTGGACCGGGCGATCGGCGCGTTCGGGCTGGTCCTCGACGTCAGCAAGCCCGCGCTGCGCCGGGCGGCCCGCTGCCACCCGAGAGCGAGCGCTGCTCTCGCCGATACCTGGGGCCCGCTGCCGCTCGCGGACGGCGCCGTGGACGTGCTGCTCAACGTCTTCGCCCCGCGCAACGGTCCCGAGTTCGCCCGCGTGCTCGCCCCCGGTGGCCGCCTGATCGTGGTCACCCCGGAGGCCGAGCACCTCGCCGAGCTGCGCCGGGAGCTGGGCCTGATCGAGGTCGACCCGGGCAAGGAGGAGCGCCTCGCCGCGTCGCTGCGCGACTTCGAGCTCGATTCGGAGCGCACGGTCACCTGGCCTCTGCATCTCACCCGCGCCGAGGTGGAGTCCCTGGTCGCGATGGGCCCCACGGCCCGGCACCTGACGCCGGAGACCCTGCACGGCCGGGTGACGACCCTCCCCGAGCAGACCGAGGTCACCGCAACGGTCCGCCTGAGCACCTACCGCCCGCACTAA
- a CDS encoding DUF4272 domain-containing protein yields MTRAANIEELTRLGLPLPPPTYPLVWEPGDQVSLRPTREIEARAAILYVTLERCFGMPPELAVDWLTTNALVDDVTDPEWAFITKSEGDHRSFALHLDAVASLTWVLGTGKRLDPTGPPDPQSALLPNLATDETFEEWRARTLPAPRDPALVAAVLDLYYCLDWAFIESETYGVDTPGHLGSSAIGQRRWGLEWAVVLDGPYQEPELGWEEIDLST; encoded by the coding sequence CTGACCCGGGCAGCCAATATCGAAGAGCTGACCCGGCTGGGGCTGCCGCTGCCGCCGCCGACCTATCCGCTGGTCTGGGAGCCGGGCGACCAGGTCAGCCTGCGCCCCACCCGGGAGATCGAGGCACGCGCGGCGATCCTCTACGTGACGCTCGAACGCTGCTTCGGGATGCCGCCGGAGCTCGCCGTCGACTGGCTCACCACCAACGCGCTCGTCGACGACGTCACCGACCCCGAGTGGGCCTTCATCACCAAGAGCGAGGGCGATCACCGGTCGTTCGCGCTGCACCTGGACGCTGTCGCGTCGCTGACCTGGGTGCTCGGCACGGGCAAGCGCCTGGACCCGACCGGCCCGCCCGATCCGCAGTCGGCGCTGCTGCCCAACCTCGCGACGGACGAGACGTTCGAGGAGTGGCGCGCGCGGACGCTGCCCGCTCCCCGGGATCCCGCCCTCGTCGCGGCGGTGCTGGACCTCTACTACTGCCTGGACTGGGCTTTCATCGAATCCGAGACCTACGGCGTGGACACGCCCGGGCACCTGGGGTCGTCGGCGATCGGACAGCGGCGCTGGGGGCTGGAGTGGGCGGTCGTGCTGGACGGCCCCTACCAGGAGCCCGAACTCGGCTGGGAAGAGATCGACCTCTCCACCTGA